The DNA region TGATTCCCAAAGTGGTCGATTTGGCTGATTAAGCAGGGTAGTGCCTATTGGTAACGTTTCCATGTCACCTAAATTAGCTCCTGGAGCCTCCATTTGCTACTAAGGCAAGGCCATGGATTTCACTGGACAGTGCCCTGTGGATTCCCAGGTCTTAACAGCCTGTGTCGTTTCTGTTTCTTAGTGTCTACCCTGAGTGATTCTGGCAATGCTCCTTGCTTGAAGGCCTCAGCTTTGAGGCATAAATAGAATGGAGGTTAGCAAGAGCCTCTTGCCCCCAAGCTGTATTCTAGTAGCAGCACTTTCAGCAAGAGGCATCTTCTGCTTTGGGGTTATTGACAGGTGCTTTGGAAGGGCACATGGGTCATGGAACCCAGTCCTCTCTCTTGATATGTTCATGGTACTGATTCCTCTCAGCTTCTGCTGAACTAAGAGcaattatatttgtatttttatagccctttaaaatattatctatattaTCAAGtagtaatatatataattaattggGTCAAACATAACATGGTTATGAGCTCTGTTGCTGGGttgcttgggttcaaattctgactgtCACTAAATAACTACTTATCTtaaaatttcctcatctttaaaattggGATGTTGATAATTGTAAAACTCAAATGAGTTAACATACTTTTAAAACTGGCACAAAGCAAGTGCTAAGTGTTAGctttcattttaatgaataaaaataattcttattcaGTAGTTCTTAATAAATATATCCTATTAAATGGAGGTGAAATTCAATAGAAATTATTAGAAAGGGGACTGCTTCCTGGGCATCCCTAGGTCCCAAACTCTCCCATAAGCCCCATCCATACTCCATGACCCACCTCCTCTTGTAGAAGTGCCCACTGAGCTGTTGGAGCCCTCAGCACCTAACCAATGCCTTAGAAATCCCCATTGCTATACCACCAACTGCTCCCCAACTCTCCCAAAACCAGAGTCCCACTGATGCTGTAGTTCCCCCAAATGGACGTGTAAGGGTGACTTCAGGGGATGTGCTAGTCAGTAATGGGCAGCTGCAGTCAAATGCTGGTACCATCACCAGGGAAACCACTTCTCCTGCCACATTTAGGACCTCTGGCTGAGCAGCAAGAAGCAATGGAGGCTGGTCAGCACAGCTTCCCAGGGATGCCCATCTGGGAATCCCAGAGCCAGGGAAGGCCAGTCCTCTTGGGTTCACAGAAGCCAATGACAATGGCAGTGTCTAGAAGGCAAGAATTGAGGCCGGGGTGAGGGGTAGGTTACTGGCATGGGCATTAACAATTAGAATGCATGCAAGAGCAGGGTCTTGATATGCCAACATTAATAGTCTGTTGGATCACGGGGAAGTACTGGGCTGAGTAAGGAgcggctgggggcagaggggggaagcttagGGTAGTGGCTGTTTACCAAGTAGTAGGGAAGTACTTTTCTTTTaagattgggggaaaaaaacacaactaaGTAAAGCTGTCTCAGCCCTTAAAAGGACCCAAGAGACTGGAAACCAGAACCAAGAAGCCACTGACCCACAAAGTTCTCTCTCCATCATCTCTGCCTTTCTCTGTAAGGGCAGACTTAAGCACACCAGCTTTTCTGCTTTCAAGTTCACATACAACAGCTCCAGCCACAAAAAGAGATGGGCTTTCTTTTCTTGAGCTCAATTCCGAATTCTCAAGGACTGGGATGCGTGGGTCATACGTCCATCTATGGCCAGGTTGACAGATAATGTACAACATGGCAGCCAGAACCCCAACCCAGCGAAGGTGGGTTTCTGGCTGAGGAGTCACTGTTAATGGAGTAGATACGCTAGCTTTTACCTATTTCACAGATAAAACTAGAAAGGTAGATGAATGTAAAAGGCCCTGTATGCCGTGATGCCTTGAAGTGGGCGATGAGGACATGTGGTTTTATAAGAAAAAGATGATCACTTCACTAACTGAGATGATGAATACAAGTAACAAATTTGAAGAGACAGAAACTAATGTAATTTTGAACATATGAGTTTAATTACCTGCTAGACCATCCAGATGGAAATACGTGGTAAATGGGTGGAAACAAAGGAGAGGCATAAACCTAGGAGAGGCAGGCATTTTCAGACAAGTTTAGGTTTAGACATTCACTAGATGGactgttttttaacatttaaaataaaacttttaccacaataaacaGAACAATGTACTAAAACTCACTTCCACAGTtgtccaaattatttttttaatcatgatttaatttaaaaattttttttcacctttctttAACTGTCAAGTTTTCTTTGGCAAATTTATTCAAAAcactaaattttcattttagaaccTAGTTTATACTTATATAACAGAGGCCCTAAATTGATCCAGGTTCACCAGGATACCTTTCTCTAAGCCCTAATGGTTTACATCTtccctttaaaatgtataaatatcttttaattacATTGTCATCCACAAAGACattctggagaaaaaaattatgaattaaacACCTATaaattcttcttcatttctgttatagtGTAGCAATTTATCATCTAACCCATAGTGGTCTATCAGCTGAGTAAGGCTTAGTTTCTTGTTCTCCTCAGACATAGCTGACTGCAGCTCATAAAGCAACAGCTGGCTACAGCTTCTCCACTTCTTTATTAACATCTGTAACTGAGATAGGTCattctgaaacagaaaaaaaaaaaaagacataaatgtatGTCAATAACTAGACAGTCATCCTAACTTACTTAATGAAAGTTGTCAAATCAGTCAATGAGTAGTAGGTTTAAAGGGTAACACATTTGGACATGAATGGGACTTCTACCCAGGAAAAAAGTAGGATGGTTTTAAGTAACTATCACTCAAATTGAGTTCTATGGCTGTTTTGTTTGGTAGAAGCTCTAGGCTATCCTTACCCTCGGGGAAAAATCGAATCATTAAATAGGGCAAAACTATGTAAAGAAGCAACaatataggttaaaaaaaaacaatctacTTTTTCTACCACagctgtactttaaaaaatgatactcaaattaatatttttcaatgtcACTATCTCATAAAACTCAAGTAGTTATATTTAGAGAAGTCCTAAAAATTCAAGAGAGCAAATAAGATACAGTATTCCGTCATTTATTACACATTGCTGGGGAAGAAGGAGCACTTGCTATGTACATGAATGATCCAGGTAAGTAAGGGTCGTCTTCTTCCAAGTGCccaaattctattttcttcaaCCTTATCTGTGTTGAAATCTAAAatctaatatatatttgttgtttccttaaagaaaatgctcggaatattttaataatttgttaCACATAATTGAATAACAAAAGATCATTACCAAAACTACTTTTCATTGTACACTGTGGtccatttttagctttttttctcATTCACTGTCACTGTTGCTTCTGTTCTCATTGCCACTTGCGGCTAACATTTGAAGCTTCTAATACTGCTGTGGGCTGGAAACTAGATAGAAAGCTTCAACTGCACATTACATAAGGGCTGggacttttaaaagttataccTGGTGTTTAGAGGCCTCTGCTGCTCTACTCTGAATCTATGATATATTTGAGTTAAAGCTGTTGGAAGCCAGGCTTCTGGATCCTTGGCTTATTTCTTATTAAgctaaaataaacttttctttttgaaatactttcctaccatttatgtaaaaataaaataattaattgggCAATGGTTCTGAAATTCTTCTCACCTTTGATCTATACATTTTGACTAGTTTTAGCCTCCGAAGAAGGTCTTCTTTCTCCTGAATCTGCTTCAccaattttgctttttctttgtttaatccaTGTTTGGGAAGATTCTCATTCATAAAGTCATTCCGGAGATCACTGCATGACTCAGAATCAAGTGATTTAGGTGCACATGCATTGATATTCTTGAAGGTATTTTTCAAATATGTACGTTCTTCAAATTCACTGTCTATGTGTCtaaaattttcttgaaattcCAAACAGTTTTCTTCTGTTGAAGGTGCTGGTTTCTCTGCAAAGGTCTGATCATTTTCTTCACTCTCTACTTTAAGTCGTTTGACCACACCATAACAAGAATTAAATGAAGATCTAGTTTTCCTTAATCGTTCCCTAAGGGTTGCACTCATAGGCTGAAAAAGGCATCAAACGTTAATAATGTTAATCAAGAAAAACATTCTTGATATAAATAAATCTACTAGAAATCAAGACCTTACGTTTCTATGGCAGACAGCACTAGATGACTTTCTGTCTCCATATATCTAAAGTAACATCACAAAATGTCTTTAATTCCTGTAAACTCCACTAAGTTTTAATCCCTTTTTATATTAGCAGAGCCGGCACCCTTCTAAAACAGTGCTGAAACACTGATCTCAGTAATCACAAACATGTGTTCAGCAATTGTCCCAAGCCTGACATGGTTAGGTGCTTCAGAGTTACAAATTAAGGAAACGACCTAGATCTTTCCCCCAAAGACCTTCATGATGTCAGATTCAAACTTCCTGCTTGGAATGCTGTAATAACTTGAACtgaaactaaatgaaaataattggGTCAAGATGAAAATTTGAGGGGAAGGTCCAATACATTATCTCAGGGGAAAGACCTAAAATtatgttaataaaatttttactaaTTTACACATTAGGTTAACTGACAATGTTCAGTAGACTTGAAACCACCATTGCCACAATACTTAGAAATATAGAATAGATCCACTGAAAGAACTAAGATTTTCATACTTGTTTTCTTGAACTGCTTGTACGGGGAGATGGTGGATTGGCAACAGCCTGTGGAGTGCTAGGTAACACCACAGCTGAGTCTGATGGACTTTCCATCTTGAAATCTTGCTTtacttctaaaaaacaaaaaataatcacaaaacGGAAATCAAATTAACCCACACCCCTATATATTCCTCAATTTTTATcaaagaattttttgttttacataaCATCACCAAGTAAGCCAGCCAacttccttctttcacttagttgtgattcattcttgcttttttttttttttttgcagttttccaTTTACTTTCCTAAATCGAATTGTGTTGGTCATTATGGTGACTACTAGTTTTTTTCATGACAAGTTAGCTAGCTAGCATCTCGTATGAACAACTccacatttgtttttattgatggATAAAATCCGATAAAATCCTCAAAATCTGCCATATTCGGGGGGGTGAGTTGGATAACAACTTTGGATAGTCAGGAATTCTTTAATTTCATTACAGCAGCTTCACAATGAAAGGAAATGCAACTGAAATCTTGACTCAAAAAAACATAATCAGACCTGTCACGCTACCCTAAATCCTAAAGGCTGTATGCCTAAAACTAACGACCCTACAGGCCTGAGGAATAAGGAGCCCAAGCACAGATAAACTTACTCCTGTCTGCATCGTTTTCGATTAAGCAGCGAAGAGACCCTGAAAAGGAGAGACTGAAGTTTGCTTCTCAAACAAAGGCCATCAACTTTACCGGGAAAAATACCACAGGgagtcctccctcccctcccgccACTACAGCAAGCCCTCGAGAGACCCCAGGCCTGAGGTAGAGCTGAGAGGTTTCCTGACCAGGGAAAGGGAGCGCTACTTGACTCCCCACCCAATCCCCGAAAAAGTCCAGTTCTCAGACGCCCACTCCACGCCCAGCACGCTACCTCCCTCCGCCATCCCCGGAGAGCGTAAAGGACTCACCCAGCTGCTGCCTGCAGCCGGGAGCCTCAGAGGCAGGTCCGCGCGGGAGGCGGAAGAGACGCGCGATTGGCCAGATTGACTGACGCGCGCAGCTCCACTTAGCCCTGCGCCCGGAGCGGCGGGACTGCGCGCGCGCGGCCGCGAGCCTCCGCAAGGGGGCGGGGCGAGGCGGCGCGGGAGGGGCCGAAAAGCGTGATTGGCCAGGTTGACAGAGGCACGCGGCTCTTCTCCGCCCAGCGCCCGAGAGCTGTGGGACTCAGCGCGCGCGCGCGGCCGCAATCCTTAGCAGCAGTTGGGCACTCTCCGGAATGAGCTTAAAACGAGTAACCGATTCCGGGAGGGGCGCGCTTTTATTCAcggcttcccctccctcctctctccttgcatcgccttcccttcctgcttcctagtttttgtgtgtttgtgaagGACGCCTGAGAATGCCCCTCCCGTTCTCCTGGCTCCCGTCAGTCCCTTCTCCGCGCTCCCCCCAGCAAAGGCCTTTCCTCAGACTCCCCGGGACCCAGAGCCGCGCGGCGGGCTGTGTGTTAAATTTACAGCTTGTGAACTCCAAAGGCAGAGACCACGAAAGAGCAGCGCGGGGTTCAATGGCCTGTTGACAGTCAAACACGCTAGCAGTCTCTCTGAGAGCCCCGGCGGATGCAGTTGAGCTCTTTTGTAGCCTTCGCTGCCGCACACTCTGCGGTCCCGCCACGGGTTTTCGGCCGGATCTACCTCAAAAGTTAGATTTCTTAGCTTGGCTTCGAATCTTGTCGTCAAATCTGAGAGAAAATGTAGCCCAAGGAAATCTGTTGTGGTGCAACACAGGAAGCAGAACAATCACTTAATAAGATTGGGTTGGTCCAGAATTGGGGTGATTGAGGCAGATAGGGCCCTGGCTGAGTACTGGGCAGCGGCATCCTCAGTCTAAAATAATCCTCGTTTCCTGTGTGGTGACGTCCCGTTGCTGTGCAACAACAAAGTTAACTAAATTGGGTGGAGCCCTGGGTTTAGGAAAAGACAGCTGAGTAATTTCTGAGTCGCGCGGAAGTTGGGAATTTTAACGGGCCAGTGTTCGAATCCCAGTGAATGGCCATTTTAAACGTTAACCCTGTCTTTTTTACTAACATCTGATAGTAATGGCTTAAAGGTAGCTAGGATCCAGAAGGAATTCACTGAGTGCTAAACAGTGGGATGTAAATATGGAACCTGAAAACAACTTAATACAGTGATTAAGGACATAAATGTTGGAGTCAAattgcctaggttcaaatcccagcaccATCATTTTGTGTGCTTTGTAAGGTAGTGTcgctgtgcctcggtttcctcatcagtaaagtggagataatagtaTCAACCTCCTAGGGtttggagaattaaatgagcatTCATGACAGGCAGTGAAAAGCGTCAGTAGGTATCTAAGAAGCACTCGATAGTTATGCTAGCGATGCAACTATATTCACCATTCCCTAATTGATCTAAAGGAATGCATCATATAATCTTTTCACCCCTTCACTTACCTCCCCAAAAAAGgccacagatttttaaaaagatgctgtGATGTGTAGGACACCTCACCATGTAAGCCATAAATAGCAGAAAACTTGGAGCTTCCACATATAATTGGTAATATATTCTGATCCTtctaaatttttcaaaaagtatgtAAATTAATCTCAAGGAATTTACGAAATGAGAGAACTCATGATTTTGTGATGCAGGTGTTATTCACCTCAGCAAGCCACAGGTCCCAGTCTGTACATTTATCTCTCCCTTTACTCATCCATTGGCATCAGTTACACTGAAAAAAAAGCGGAGTGATTTGTCCTGACATTAGAAGCATGATGCACACTCTGCATATTCTTTACactttgggttgggttgtttttaTGATTCCCTAAAATCAGCTGCTCCAAAAGCCTTTTATCATTATAACCTAAGCTTAGAGCTGTGTTTTTGCTGGCTCCATAAAGGAAAACAACATCTTGCCTAGCAAAAGTTCTGACTTGCTTATTATGTGAACTGGTATATTATAAGGGATTGTTTTAGCCAGACTTTCAGAGAACTTCAGAACATGTACTCAGAACAACCTGTATTTCAGAAATGTGCATTTGCTGACCTACATCTCTGACTTTCACGTGTTGTTAGAATTGAATGATTTTCCCAAATACAAGTTTGCATTTTACTTACTCCCATTATGTACCAAAATGGAAACATACCTTTCACTCTCAATTTAGTGTAAGGGATCGGGAATATAGCCcctatagttttcattgtacCTTTAGATAAAGCCTAGCAACCATTTCCATGTCTTTAGGAACTTGAAATCTACTGGCCTATTAGGAGTTTGTTGTTTCTGACACATGACGTTGTATGTTTCATCTGagactttctttttatctttcttttttttttaatttgtttattttatttttggctgcgtt from Mesoplodon densirostris isolate mMesDen1 chromosome 1, mMesDen1 primary haplotype, whole genome shotgun sequence includes:
- the SFR1 gene encoding swi5-dependent recombination DNA repair protein 1 homolog isoform X2, coding for MESPSDSAVVLPSTPQAVANPPSPRTSSSRKQPMSATLRERLRKTRSSFNSCYGVVKRLKVESEENDQTFAEKPAPSTEENCLEFQENFRHIDSEFEERTYLKNTFKNINACAPKSLDSESCSDLRNDFMNENLPKHGLNKEKAKLVKQIQEKEDLLRRLKLVKMYRSKNDLSQLQMLIKKWRSCSQLLLYELQSAMSEENKKLSLTQLIDHYGLDDKLLHYNRNEEEFIGV
- the SFR1 gene encoding swi5-dependent recombination DNA repair protein 1 homolog isoform X1, which translates into the protein MAEGGSLRCLIENDADRKVKQDFKMESPSDSAVVLPSTPQAVANPPSPRTSSSRKQPMSATLRERLRKTRSSFNSCYGVVKRLKVESEENDQTFAEKPAPSTEENCLEFQENFRHIDSEFEERTYLKNTFKNINACAPKSLDSESCSDLRNDFMNENLPKHGLNKEKAKLVKQIQEKEDLLRRLKLVKMYRSKNDLSQLQMLIKKWRSCSQLLLYELQSAMSEENKKLSLTQLIDHYGLDDKLLHYNRNEEEFIGV